Proteins from one Pongo abelii isolate AG06213 chromosome 19, NHGRI_mPonAbe1-v2.0_pri, whole genome shotgun sequence genomic window:
- the ALOX15B gene encoding polyunsaturated fatty acid lipoxygenase ALOX15B, translating to MAEFRVRVSTGEAFGAGTWDKVSVSIVGTRGESPPLPLDNLGKEFTAGAEEDFQVTLPEDVGQVLLLRVHKAPPALPLLGPLAPDAWFCRWFQLTPPRGGHLLFPCYQWLEGAGSLVLQNGTAKVSQADHHPVLQQQRQEELQARQGMYQWKAYNPGWPHCLDEKTVEDLDLNIKYSTAKNANFYLQAGSAFAEMKIKGLLDRKGLWRSLNEMKRIFNFRRTPGAEHAFEHWQEDAFFASQFLNGLNPVLIRRCHYLPKNFPVTDAMVASVLGPGTSLQAELEKGSLFLVDHGILSGIQTNVINGKPQFSAAPMTLLYQSPGCGPLLPLAIQLSQTPGPNSPIFLPTDDKWDWLLAKTWVRNAEFSFHEALTHLLHSHLLPEVFTLATLRQLPHCHPLFKLLIPHTRYTLHINTLARELLIVPGQVVDRSTGIGIEGFSELIQRNMKQLNYSLLCLPEDIRTRGVEDIPGYYYRDDGMQIWGAVERFVSEIIGIYYPSDETVQDDRELQAWVREIFSKGFLNQESSGIPSSLETREALVRYVTMVIFTCSAKHAAVSAGQFDSCAWMPNLPPSMQLPPPTSKGLATREGFIATLPPVNATCDVILALWLLSKEPGDRRPLGTYPDEHFTEEAPRRSIAAFQSRLAQISRVIQERNRGLVLPYTYLDPPLIENSVSI from the exons ATGGCCGAGTTCAGGGTCAGGGTGTCCACCGGGGAAGCCTTCGGGGCTGGCACATGGGACAAAGTGTCTGTCAGCATCGTGGGGACCCGGGGAGAGAGCCCCCCACTGCCCCTGGACAATCTCGGCAAGGAGTTCACTGCGGGCGCT GAGGAGGACTTCCAGGTGACGCTCCCGGAGGACGTAGGCCAAGTGCTGCTGCTGCGCGTGCACAAGGCGCCCCCAGCACTGCCCCTACTGGGGCCCCTGGCCCCGGATGCCTGGTTCTGCCGCTGGTTTCAGCTGACACCGCCGCGGGGCGGCCACCTCCTCTTCCCCTGCTACCAGTGGCTGGAGGGGGCAGGGAGCCTGGTGCTGCAGAACGGGACAG CCAAGGTGTCCCAGGCAGACCACCACCCTGTGCTCCAGCAACAGCGCCAGGAGGAGCTTCAGGCCCGGCAGGGGATGTACCA GTGGAAGGCTTACAacccaggctggcctcactgCCTGGATGAAAAGACAGTGGAAGACTTGGACCTCAATATCAAATACTCCACAGCCAAGAATGCCAACTTTTATCTACAGGCTGGCTCTGC TTTTGCAGAGATGAAAATCAAGGGGTTGCTGGACCGTAAGGGGCTCTGGAGGAGTCTGAACGAGATGAAAAGGATCTTCAACTTCCGGAGGACCCCAGGAGCTG aGCACGCATTTGAGCACTGGCAGGAGGATGCCTTCTTCGCCTCCCAGTTCCTGAATGGTCTCAACCCTGTCCTGATCCGCCGCTGTCACTACCTCCCAAAGAACTTCCCCGTCACTGATGCCATGGTGGCCTCAGTGTTGGGTCCTGGGACCAGCCTGCAGGCTGAGCTAGAG AAGGGCTCCCTGTTCTTGGTGGATCACGGCATCCTCTCTGGCATCCAGACCAATGTCATTAATGGGAAGCCTCAGTTCTCTGCGGCCCCAATGACCCTGCTATACCAGAGCCCAGGCTGCGGGCCGCTGCTGCCTCTCGCCATCCAG CTCAGCCAGACCCCTGGCCCCAACAGCCCCATCTTTCTGCCCACTGACGACAAGTGGGACTGGTTACTGGCCAAAACCTGGGTGCGCAATGCCGAGTTCTCCTTCCATGAGGCCCTCACGCACCTGCTGCACTCACACCTGCTGCCTGAGGTCTTCACCCTGGCTACCCTGCGCCAGCTGCCCCACTGCCACCCTCTCTTCAAG CTGCTGATCCCGCACACCCGATACACCCTGCACATCAATACGCTTGCCCGGGAGCTGCTTATCGTGCCGGGGCAGGTGGTAGACAGG tccacAGGCATCGGCATTGAAGGCTTCTCTGAGCTGATACAGAGGAACATGAAGCAGCTGAACTATTCTCTCCTGTGTCTGCCTGAGGATATCCGGACCCGAGGAGTTGAAGACATCCCAGGCTACTACTACCGTGATGATGGGATGCAGATCTGGGGTGCAGTGGAACG CTTTGTCTCTGAAATCATCGGTATCTACTACCCAAGTGATGAGACTGTCCAAGATGACAGAGAGCTCCAGGCCTGGGTCAGAGAGATCTTCTCCAAGGGCTTCCTAAACCAGGAGAGCTCAG GTATACCCTCCTCACTGGAGACCCGGGAAGCCCTGGTGCGGTATGTCACCATGGTGATATTCACCTGCTCAGCCAAGCATGCGGCTGTCAGTGCAGGGCAG TTTGACTCCTGTGCTTGGATGCCCAACCTGCCACCCAGCATGCAGCTGCCACCACCCACCTCCAAAGGCCTGGCAACACGCGAGGGCTTCATAGCCACCCTCCCGCCCGTCAATGCCACATGTGATGTCATCCTGGCTCTCTGGTTGCTGAGCAAGGAGCCTGGAGACCGA